The Garra rufa chromosome 23, GarRuf1.0, whole genome shotgun sequence genome includes a region encoding these proteins:
- the urm1 gene encoding ubiquitin-related modifier 1 isoform X1: MAAPLGLHLEFGGGAELLFDGVKNHHVTLPGQSDPWDMKQLLAWIRGNMLKERPELFMQGNTVRPGILVLINDADWELMGELEYQLQDQDNVVFISTLHGG, translated from the exons ATGGCAGCGCCCTTAGGTCTGCACCTGGAGTTTGG agGAGGAGCTGAACTTCTCTTTGATGGGGTCAAGAATCATCATGTGACACTCCCTGGCCAATCAGATCCTT GGGACATGAAGCAGCTGCTCGCGTGGATCCGAGGGAACATGCTGAAGGAGCGCCCAGAGCTCTTTATGCAGGGCAACACTGT TAGACCTGGGATTCTCGTATTGATCAACGACGCAGACTGGGAACTGATG ggTGAACTGGAGTACCAGCTTCAGGACCAGGATAACGTCGTCTTTATCTCCACACTTCATGGAGGCTAA
- the urm1 gene encoding ubiquitin-related modifier 1 isoform X2, giving the protein MAAPLGLHLEFGGGAELLFDGVKNHHVTLPGQSDPWDMKQLLAWIRGNMLKERPELFMQGNTVRPGILVLINDADWELMGNMYWHQDVI; this is encoded by the exons ATGGCAGCGCCCTTAGGTCTGCACCTGGAGTTTGG agGAGGAGCTGAACTTCTCTTTGATGGGGTCAAGAATCATCATGTGACACTCCCTGGCCAATCAGATCCTT GGGACATGAAGCAGCTGCTCGCGTGGATCCGAGGGAACATGCTGAAGGAGCGCCCAGAGCTCTTTATGCAGGGCAACACTGT TAGACCTGGGATTCTCGTATTGATCAACGACGCAGACTGGGAACTGATG GGAAACATGTATTGGCATCAGGATGTAATTTAA